A window of the Desulfobacula toluolica Tol2 genome harbors these coding sequences:
- a CDS encoding hotdog family protein: MISIHELFKCDPHGIGQLFYQVFVFIPGDELNWFNMSVHSNSEYARGTWFKERSIAGPIIFTVADGLIHNADNIAGFLAGDGYEIYAYIGVNNMKITSPVMFGDTLRAEAEVVELRPTKNPERFLFVYKNRAYNQRDQQVIEYQTTMMVTKKE, translated from the coding sequence TTGATATCAATCCATGAGCTGTTCAAGTGTGATCCCCATGGTATCGGCCAGCTTTTTTATCAGGTATTCGTATTCATTCCAGGGGATGAGCTCAACTGGTTTAATATGTCGGTTCACAGCAATTCAGAATATGCCAGGGGAACCTGGTTCAAGGAACGCTCAATTGCGGGTCCAATAATTTTTACCGTGGCTGACGGCTTGATTCATAATGCAGATAATATTGCCGGATTTCTGGCCGGGGACGGATATGAAATTTATGCTTATATTGGTGTGAACAATATGAAGATCACGTCTCCTGTGATGTTTGGGGACACCCTGAGGGCTGAAGCAGAGGTCGTTGAGCTTCGTCCGACCAAAAATCCGGAAAGGTTCTTGTTTGTTTACAAAAACAGGGCTTACAACCAGCGTGATCAGCAGGTGATAGAATATCAAACAACAATGATGGTCACTAAAAAAGAGTAA
- a CDS encoding lipocalin family protein, with product MKKLSIILALFLMGCVGIPENIKPVDNFELEKYLGKWYEIARLDHSFERGLTRITADYSLRNDGGVRVLNRGYSVKENAWKEVEGKAYFVKGSDQGYLKVSFFGPFYGSYIIFGLDHDNYQYSIVCGPDKSYLWILARGPEINADLKNKLIEKAAASGFETNKLIFVDHGSLLSLSRG from the coding sequence ATGAAAAAACTATCAATAATATTGGCTTTATTCCTGATGGGGTGTGTTGGAATACCTGAAAATATTAAACCCGTTGATAATTTCGAGTTGGAAAAATATCTGGGCAAGTGGTACGAAATTGCGCGGCTGGATCATTCATTCGAACGGGGGTTGACACGAATAACAGCAGATTACAGTTTACGCAATGATGGTGGTGTCAGGGTATTGAATCGCGGTTACTCGGTTAAAGAAAACGCCTGGAAAGAGGTCGAAGGGAAGGCTTATTTTGTAAAAGGATCTGATCAGGGTTACCTGAAAGTTTCTTTCTTTGGTCCCTTTTATGGTTCTTATATCATTTTTGGCCTTGATCATGATAATTACCAATATTCAATCGTATGCGGCCCTGATAAATCTTATTTGTGGATTCTGGCCAGAGGCCCGGAAATAAATGCAGACTTAAAAAATAAGCTCATTGAAAAAGCAGCAGCATCGGGATTTGAAACGAACAAATTGATATTTGTCGATCATGGATCCCTTTTATCTCTCTCCAGGGGATGA
- a CDS encoding nucleotidyltransferase family protein, translating into MMINKKHIITLLKEYKKKQAKKFGVTKMGIFGSVARGTVNKDSDIDIVVELSKRNLLNRIGLKMSLENFLGMPVDVVTYREDLSPLLKERISKDVIYV; encoded by the coding sequence ATGATGATTAATAAAAAACACATTATAACCCTGTTAAAAGAATATAAAAAGAAACAAGCCAAAAAATTCGGGGTTACTAAAATGGGCATTTTTGGATCCGTTGCCAGAGGAACCGTCAATAAAGATAGCGATATTGATATTGTTGTAGAGCTAAGCAAACGTAATCTTTTAAATAGAATCGGTTTAAAAATGAGCTTAGAAAATTTCCTTGGAATGCCGGTTGACGTTGTTACCTATCGGGAGGACTTGAGTCCTCTTTTGAAAGAGCGAATTTCAAAGGATGTTATTTATGTATGA
- a CDS encoding hotdog family protein, giving the protein MCKIAAGTKILCRVNRTLDKGDFSILHQLNWFNMSVHSNSEYARRTWFKERSLAGPIIFTVADGLIHNADNIAEFLAGDGYEIYAYIGVNNMKINSPVMFGDTLRAEAEVVELRPTKNQERFLFVYKNRAYNQRDQQVIEYQTTMMVTKKE; this is encoded by the coding sequence ATGTGTAAGATAGCAGCAGGCACTAAAATTTTGTGTCGCGTAAACAGGACGCTTGATAAGGGGGATTTTTCCATCCTGCATCAGCTCAACTGGTTTAATATGTCGGTTCACAGCAATTCGGAATATGCCAGGAGAACCTGGTTCAAGGAACGCTCACTTGCGGGTCCAATCATTTTTACCGTGGCTGACGGCCTGATTCATAATGCAGATAATATTGCCGAATTTCTGGCCGGGGACGGATATGAAATTTATGCTTATATTGGTGTGAACAATATGAAGATCAACTCTCCTGTGATGTTTGGGGACACCCTGAGAGCTGAAGCAGAGGTCGTTGAGCTTCGTCCGACCAAAAATCAGGAAAGGTTCTTGTTTGTTTACAAAAACAGGGCTTACAACCAGCGTGATCAGCAGGTGATAGAATATCAAACAACAATGATGGTCACTAAAAAAGAGTAA
- a CDS encoding MoaD/ThiS family protein, producing the protein MNIKVKLFGTLGQNFPGYDSLNGMDVNIPDDARVTDLLAHLGIPDTSNYLVIMNKTIAKSTDRLIHGATLHIFQAMAGG; encoded by the coding sequence TTGAATATCAAGGTTAAATTATTCGGCACCCTGGGGCAAAATTTTCCGGGGTATGATTCGTTAAACGGTATGGATGTGAATATTCCGGATGATGCAAGGGTTACCGACCTACTTGCTCATCTGGGTATTCCGGATACAAGCAACTATCTTGTCATCATGAACAAAACAATTGCCAAATCAACAGACCGGTTGATCCATGGGGCAACCCTGCATATTTTTCAGGCCATGGCCGGCGGATAA
- a CDS encoding aldehyde ferredoxin oxidoreductase family protein: MKFINVNMTEKSINLNDVPQQYLGLGGRGLTSTMINAEVPPTCDPLGPDNKLIIAPGVLSGTSLVNTSRVSIGAKSPLTGGIKESNAGGTTGAALGHLGITAIIIEGQANDDELYILRIDHQGTASLIPANEYKGMRTYPLTQTLLKTYGEKSSILVIGPAGEYQLTSASIQASDVDGRPCRAAGRGGMGAVMGAKRLKAIVIDSQGKKTDAIADPQAFKEAAKAFAQAVKAHPLTGQMLPALGTAGLVAPVNSMGAFPSLNATTGVMEGWEKISGEALAELNKKRGGNNTHLGCSQCIIRCSNEFVDKKGEFVTSSLEYETIWSMGGMTGIDDLDIIARLDRLCDDMGVDTMNTGVGIGVAMDAGKIKFGDGEAAIDMVEQIGLGTELGKILGNGPDAVGKHFNHHRVPTVKGQSIAAYDPRGMQGNAVTYATSPMGADHTAGNVVGEYMAGNLDPLKPEGQIEASRNTQIAMAAVDCTGLCLLASFALTTPEGAEAFLNVMNAKFGAQLDPDDIPALGVRVLKQELEFNRKAGLTSEDDRLPEFFYKEPLLPHNKVVLIRPEEMDTALNF; the protein is encoded by the coding sequence ATGAAATTTATTAATGTCAACATGACCGAAAAATCCATCAATTTGAATGACGTTCCACAGCAATACCTGGGGCTTGGCGGCAGAGGACTTACCTCAACAATGATAAATGCGGAGGTTCCACCAACATGTGATCCCCTTGGGCCCGACAACAAACTGATCATTGCACCCGGTGTCTTGAGCGGAACCAGTCTGGTCAATACCAGCCGGGTGTCCATTGGCGCGAAAAGCCCTTTGACAGGCGGCATAAAGGAAAGCAACGCCGGAGGCACCACCGGCGCTGCCCTGGGACATCTGGGCATTACAGCCATTATCATTGAGGGCCAGGCAAATGATGACGAATTGTATATTTTAAGAATTGACCACCAGGGAACGGCAAGTCTCATCCCGGCAAATGAATATAAAGGGATGAGAACCTATCCCCTCACACAAACCCTGCTTAAAACCTACGGGGAAAAATCCTCGATTCTGGTCATTGGCCCGGCAGGTGAATACCAATTGACATCCGCCTCCATCCAGGCCTCGGATGTGGATGGCCGTCCCTGCCGGGCAGCCGGTCGTGGCGGGATGGGAGCGGTGATGGGGGCAAAAAGATTAAAGGCGATTGTCATTGACAGCCAGGGAAAAAAAACCGATGCCATTGCCGACCCCCAGGCGTTTAAAGAAGCGGCAAAAGCCTTTGCCCAGGCTGTCAAAGCCCACCCCTTGACCGGGCAGATGCTGCCTGCCCTGGGAACAGCCGGTCTGGTAGCCCCTGTCAATTCCATGGGGGCTTTCCCCAGTCTCAATGCCACAACAGGCGTGATGGAAGGCTGGGAAAAAATCAGTGGGGAAGCACTTGCCGAACTGAATAAAAAAAGAGGCGGCAACAATACTCATTTAGGGTGTTCGCAATGCATTATCCGGTGTTCAAATGAATTTGTAGATAAAAAGGGAGAGTTTGTCACCTCTTCCCTTGAATATGAAACCATCTGGTCAATGGGTGGAATGACCGGCATTGACGATCTGGATATCATTGCCAGGCTGGACAGGCTTTGCGATGATATGGGGGTTGATACTATGAACACGGGCGTGGGCATAGGCGTTGCCATGGATGCCGGAAAAATAAAGTTTGGCGATGGCGAGGCCGCCATTGACATGGTCGAACAGATCGGCCTGGGTACGGAACTGGGAAAAATACTGGGAAACGGCCCGGATGCCGTGGGCAAACATTTCAATCACCACAGGGTGCCCACCGTCAAGGGCCAAAGCATTGCCGCCTATGACCCCCGGGGCATGCAGGGAAATGCGGTTACCTATGCCACCTCCCCCATGGGAGCGGATCATACGGCCGGGAATGTCGTGGGAGAATATATGGCCGGGAACCTTGATCCCTTGAAACCCGAAGGCCAGATCGAAGCATCCCGGAATACGCAGATTGCCATGGCAGCGGTGGATTGTACAGGCCTGTGCCTGCTGGCAAGCTTTGCCTTGACCACACCGGAGGGAGCAGAAGCGTTTTTAAATGTCATGAATGCCAAATTCGGCGCCCAGCTCGACCCGGACGATATCCCGGCCCTTGGCGTCAGGGTGTTAAAACAAGAATTGGAATTTAACCGCAAAGCCGGATTAACCAGTGAGGATGACCGATTACCTGAATTCTTTTATAAAGAACCGCTTTTACCGCACAATAAAGTCGTTTTAATCCGTCCTGAAGAGATGGACACGGCTTTAAATTTTTAA
- a CDS encoding S8 family serine peptidase, with protein sequence MNPDIAIIDSGVNPHHFHVQTVSGGHGYGVNSKGQIEKTRDFKDEIGHGTAICGIIRQKAPFADLYAIKIFHRDLTASASSLIEALKWAIDKPFKIIHLSLGVENEALAQNLKPLCQKAHDRNILILASARGPEDRIFPAFFQTVIGVYWNHDCDKDQMVFHPESKIEFGAHGLPRAIPGMPQEQNFRGNSFAVAHVTAKAAQLMKHHPDKNIFQIKKQLAASAKTI encoded by the coding sequence ATGAATCCTGATATCGCGATTATTGACAGCGGCGTCAACCCGCACCATTTCCATGTGCAGACCGTTTCCGGCGGACACGGGTATGGGGTCAATTCAAAGGGGCAAATTGAAAAAACCCGTGATTTTAAGGATGAGATCGGTCATGGCACGGCAATTTGCGGCATTATCCGGCAAAAGGCCCCTTTTGCAGACCTGTATGCCATTAAAATTTTTCACCGCGATCTTACCGCATCAGCCTCAAGTTTGATTGAGGCCCTGAAATGGGCCATAGACAAACCGTTTAAGATCATCCACCTGAGTCTGGGTGTGGAAAACGAAGCGCTTGCTCAGAATTTAAAGCCCTTGTGCCAAAAAGCCCATGATAGGAATATACTTATTCTGGCTTCGGCAAGGGGACCTGAGGACAGAATATTTCCCGCGTTTTTTCAAACCGTTATTGGTGTGTACTGGAACCATGACTGCGACAAAGACCAGATGGTATTTCATCCTGAATCAAAAATTGAATTCGGTGCCCATGGCCTGCCAAGAGCAATACCCGGGATGCCCCAGGAACAAAACTTTCGGGGCAACAGCTTTGCCGTAGCCCATGTCACGGCAAAAGCAGCGCAATTGATGAAACATCACCCCGATAAAAATATTTTCCAGATAAAAAAACAACTGGCAGCGTCTGCCAAAACCATTTAA
- a CDS encoding ABC transporter ATP-binding protein: MQEICAKPLNTATVDTCATLEKPEQEKPFFSQIRYLGAYLAPHKQVLIFSLFLSTISTVLGMVQPYFAKILIDRVFLGNQPQFLFSILAALIALLIISFGIRVGNGYIYTRYSAKILFLMREDLFDHLQKISLTFFSKKKLGDIYSRIASDMADIQALVTDIFPRYVFDFLTCLISGVILFSLNWKMALMSLVFLPFAVIIVQKLKPRLFSLSNDVAKSNADIAHFLFESLSNTAVIRAFGAEKTESNKLKDKQSAVLTFLLKYQVLGAVSGSVSTAFGIVNSLIVFGYGGWQVLEGQLTVGSLVAFSVYQGRVFGPLQGLLDGVLSLQKSKVAIKRVRKILDIPPCFDDTGDTILTKAQMEQDICVNGVGFSYDKNTRILNNTSFTLPSGKTTALVGPSGVGKTTLCHLLLRLFNPDAGTITWAGQDFKTFDKNWFRKQVAMVSQETFLFHASILENIRFFKPEASQEEIEKAAEAAQIDDFIQSLPRGYDTLIGDRGTRLSGGQKQRLSIARAILLNPKVLIMDEATAFLDVKVENQIKQTLRQLMKDKTILLVSHRASSIENAHKIIVLDENGISYQGPAKELNHES; the protein is encoded by the coding sequence ATGCAAGAGATCTGCGCCAAACCCCTGAATACTGCGACAGTGGATACATGTGCTACTTTAGAGAAGCCTGAGCAAGAAAAACCATTTTTCAGCCAGATCAGATATCTGGGGGCCTATCTTGCCCCTCACAAACAGGTGTTGATTTTTTCCCTTTTTTTAAGCACCATCAGTACCGTGCTGGGGATGGTACAGCCCTATTTTGCCAAGATTCTCATTGACCGGGTCTTTCTTGGCAACCAGCCGCAATTTTTATTTTCCATCCTGGCTGCCCTGATTGCCCTTCTCATCATCAGCTTCGGGATCAGGGTGGGTAACGGCTATATCTATACAAGATATTCTGCGAAAATTCTTTTTTTAATGAGAGAAGACCTGTTTGATCATCTTCAAAAAATATCCCTGACGTTTTTCTCCAAAAAAAAATTAGGGGATATCTATTCAAGGATTGCATCGGATATGGCAGACATCCAGGCCCTGGTCACGGATATTTTTCCCAGGTATGTGTTTGACTTTTTAACCTGCCTGATTTCAGGCGTCATCCTGTTCAGCCTGAACTGGAAAATGGCCTTGATGAGCCTGGTGTTTCTGCCCTTTGCTGTGATCATTGTGCAAAAGCTTAAACCCAGACTGTTCAGCCTTTCCAATGATGTTGCCAAAAGCAATGCCGATATTGCTCATTTCTTGTTTGAGTCTCTTTCCAACACCGCTGTCATACGGGCGTTCGGTGCGGAAAAAACAGAGTCGAACAAATTAAAGGACAAGCAGTCGGCTGTCCTGACATTCCTTTTAAAATACCAGGTCCTTGGTGCGGTATCCGGTTCCGTGTCCACGGCCTTTGGTATTGTGAACTCCCTGATTGTTTTTGGGTACGGGGGATGGCAGGTCCTGGAGGGTCAGCTGACCGTTGGCAGCCTGGTGGCGTTTTCAGTTTACCAAGGACGGGTCTTTGGTCCATTGCAGGGGCTTTTAGACGGTGTTCTGTCGTTGCAGAAATCCAAGGTCGCCATCAAACGGGTCAGAAAAATTTTGGACATCCCCCCCTGTTTTGATGACACCGGCGACACCATACTGACCAAAGCCCAGATGGAACAGGATATCTGTGTGAATGGGGTCGGTTTTTCCTATGACAAGAACACCCGGATTTTGAACAACACCTCCTTTACACTTCCTTCAGGAAAAACCACAGCACTGGTGGGGCCAAGCGGGGTCGGCAAAACCACTCTGTGCCACCTTTTATTAAGGCTGTTCAATCCTGACGCCGGAACCATCACCTGGGCCGGGCAGGATTTTAAAACCTTTGATAAAAACTGGTTTAGAAAACAAGTTGCCATGGTGTCCCAGGAAACCTTTCTGTTTCACGCCTCCATACTTGAAAACATCCGGTTTTTCAAACCAGAAGCCTCCCAAGAAGAGATTGAAAAAGCAGCAGAAGCAGCCCAGATAGACGATTTTATTCAATCGCTGCCCCGGGGATATGACACCTTGATCGGGGACAGGGGCACCCGGCTTTCAGGCGGCCAGAAACAGCGGCTCAGTATTGCCAGGGCCATACTGCTCAACCCAAAGGTGTTAATCATGGATGAAGCCACTGCCTTTCTGGATGTAAAGGTGGAAAACCAAATAAAACAGACTCTCAGACAATTGATGAAAGACAAAACCATCCTTCTTGTGAGCCATCGGGCATCTTCCATTGAAAACGCCCATAAAATCATTGTCCTGGATGAAAACGGCATTTCATACCAGGGGCCTGCAAAGGAGTTGAACCATGAATCCTGA
- a CDS encoding U32 family peptidase — protein MKIITPISNVSELDMLLHNGADELYCGLRTPEWDEIFGQGLWMNRRSPQQANLSSWEDLEKITTAAHNNSVKVSITLNASFYPEKGIACILKLCDRIVNQACVDALIVSDLNLLIALSKEKLPVRIHLSSLGSCFNSHSIDFYRSLGVDRIILPRQLTLPEIKSIVQANADKMEFEVFALNDGCYFEEGFCQTSHTLGAFCLTDWEIEASSSLKTGPLKVGSLKTGSFKKNRSFSKNLDYCMTHYKEFLWFQNNCGSSFQKDGLPNGPCSLCGFGHFRDWGVTAVKIVGREASFHRKMGSLQLVKAVRDKTRNHTQNDRIKDYARDLRQTPEYCDSGYMCYFREA, from the coding sequence ATGAAAATCATCACGCCCATCAGCAATGTTTCAGAACTTGACATGCTCCTGCACAACGGCGCGGACGAGCTGTATTGCGGCCTTCGAACTCCTGAGTGGGATGAGATCTTCGGTCAGGGGTTATGGATGAACCGCAGGAGTCCCCAACAGGCAAATCTATCGTCATGGGAAGACCTGGAAAAAATCACAACCGCGGCTCACAACAACTCCGTCAAGGTGAGCATCACCTTGAATGCATCCTTTTACCCTGAAAAAGGCATTGCCTGTATTTTAAAACTGTGTGATCGAATTGTGAACCAGGCTTGTGTGGATGCCCTGATTGTATCGGATTTAAATCTTTTGATAGCGCTTTCAAAAGAAAAACTGCCGGTCCGGATTCATCTGTCCAGCCTGGGAAGTTGCTTTAATTCTCATTCAATCGACTTTTACCGTTCTCTTGGCGTCGACAGGATCATCCTGCCGCGCCAGTTAACACTGCCGGAAATCAAATCCATTGTTCAAGCAAATGCGGATAAAATGGAATTTGAAGTGTTTGCCTTAAATGACGGGTGCTATTTTGAAGAAGGGTTCTGCCAGACCAGTCATACATTGGGTGCGTTCTGCCTTACGGACTGGGAAATCGAAGCCTCCAGCTCTTTAAAAACCGGTCCCTTAAAAGTTGGCTCCTTAAAAACCGGCTCCTTTAAAAAAAACCGGTCTTTTTCCAAAAACCTGGACTACTGCATGACGCATTACAAAGAATTTCTCTGGTTTCAGAACAACTGCGGATCAAGCTTTCAAAAAGACGGTCTTCCCAATGGCCCCTGTAGTCTTTGCGGGTTCGGTCATTTCAGGGACTGGGGAGTGACAGCCGTCAAAATCGTGGGCAGAGAAGCCTCGTTTCACAGAAAAATGGGAAGCCTGCAGCTGGTCAAGGCTGTGCGGGATAAAACCAGAAATCATACCCAAAACGACAGGATAAAAGATTATGCAAGAGATCTGCGCCAAACCCCTGAATACTGCGACAGTGGATACATGTGCTACTTTAGAGAAGCCTGA